Proteins encoded by one window of Xiphophorus couchianus chromosome 13, X_couchianus-1.0, whole genome shotgun sequence:
- the LOC114155948 gene encoding tyrosine-protein kinase STYK1-like isoform X2, producing the protein MTTNYTDISPCNPDDRLCITREYQLGVIVVPALLVSLTVLILFIIFILLCCNQRERTRVRTPTQYHTHQHTTNETHTQRNHNHNNNRHPHHRHHLQGIDAPPGIDPLEHEEVPMRVQNTHHHLKPQHESPERHGTAAPHRTRDRHATATRHRSPERHATRHRSPERHATRHRSPERHATRHRSPERHATRHRSPERHATRHRSPERHATRRRSPERHSDAEPQSPTRRPLGNFSHVTALTPSFYTKPSDTVSLYRARMDNKDVILRALKENASTREKQHFLGFASFLGGLGPHPFIPALLGVVSVRSPLVIVVEELRHRDLLGFLWKCREDNASHEMTEKRIFTMAGQVASALDYLHSQGSIHGNIRARSVLVGGDMTAKLWGLGSAYHRTKIDTAGLVEEMELKKWQAPEVLARRTASNSSDVWSFGILLYEMVTLGDPPFAHIMSTELLQYLQRRKTVKRPTNCSNTLYSMMKSCCSWSPQGRPSVARLIRMLHEGEQSANGSTALRVPEPLNMERYMREAGYGEAFNYAVF; encoded by the exons ATGACGACAAACTACACGGACATTAGTCCCTGTAATCCAGATGACAGGCTCTGTA TAACACGAGAATATCAGCTTGGAGTGATTGTCGTCCCTGCGTTGTTGGTCTCGCTCACCGTGCTCAtattattcataatttttatattactgTGCTGTAATCAGAGAGAGCGGACACGAGTCAGAACTCCTACTCAATACCACACTCACCAGCACACCACAAacgagacacacacacagcgaaACCATAACCACAACAACAACCGTCACCCCCACCACAGACATCACCTACAGGGAATAGATG caCCCCCAGGGATTGACCCTCTTGAACACGAAGAAGTGCCAATGAGAGTTCAAAACACACATCACCATCTGAAGCCACAACATGAATCCCCGGAGAGGCATGGGACTGCAGCACCACATAGAACTAGAGACAGACATGCAACTGCAACAAGAC ATCGCTCTCCAGAGAGACATGCGACAAGACATCGCTCTCCAGAGAGACATGCGACAAGACATCGCTCTCCAGAGAGACATGCGACAAGACATCGCTCTCCAGAGAGACATGCGACAAGACATCGCTCTCCAGAGAGACATGCGACAAGACATCGCTCTCCAGAAAGACATGCGACAAGACGTCGCTCTCCAGAGAGACATTCGGATGCAGAACCACAATCACCCACAAGGAGGCCTCTTGGAAACTTTAGTCATGTCACTGCATTGACGCCATCTTTCTATACCAAACCCAGTGACACAGTAAGCCTCTACAGAGCTCGCATGGACAACAAGGATGTCATCTTGAGAGCACTAAAAG aaaatgcgAGTACCCGTGAGAAACAACACTTTCTGGGGTTTGCATCCTTCCTGGGAGGACTGGGCCCTCACCCTTTTATTCCTGCTCTACTGGGCGTGGTTTCTGTACGGTCGCCGTTAGTGATAGTGGTGGAGGAGCTGAGGCACAGAGACCTACTGGGGTTCCTGTGGAAGTGCAGAGAG GATAATGCAAGTcatgaaatgacagaaaagaggATCTTCACCATGGCAGGACAAGTGGCCTCTGCCCTG GATTACCTGCACAGTCAGGGATCTATCCACGGGAACATCAGAGCTCGCAGTGTTCTGGTTGGTGGTGACATGACGGCCAAGCTGTGGGGATTGGGCTCAGCTTACCACAGAACAAAGATCGACACTGCTGGGCTGGTGGAGGAAATGGAGCTGAAGAAATGGCAGGCACCTGAAGTTCTGGCCAGGAGAACGGCCAGTAACAGCAGCGACGT atggTCCTTTGGTATCCTCCTTTATGAAATGGTCACATTAG GGGACCCACCTTTTGCTCACATCATGTCGACTGAACTTCTGCAGTATctccaaagaagaaaaactgtgaaacGGCCAACCAACTGCTCCAACACACT GTACTCCATGATGAAATCATGCTGCAGCTGGAGCCCCCAAGGGCGTCCCTCGGTTGCCAGACTGATTAGGATGCTTCATGAAGGAGAGCAATCGGCAAATGGGAGCACAGCTCTGAGGGTGCCTGAGCCACTGAACATGGAAAGATACATGAGGGAGGCAGGATACGGAGAGGCGTTCAACTACGCCgtgttctga
- the LOC114155948 gene encoding tyrosine-protein kinase STYK1-like isoform X1, translating to MTTNYTDISPCNPDDRLCITREYQLGVIVVPALLVSLTVLILFIIFILLCCNQRERTRVRTPTQYHTHQHTTNETHTQRNHNHNNNRHPHHRHHLQGIDAPPGIDPLEHEEVPMRVQNTHHHLKPQHESPERHGTAAPHRTRDRHATATRHRSPERHATRHRSPERHATRHRSPERHATRHRSPERHATRHRSPERHATRHRSPERHATRHRSPERHATRRRSPERHSDAEPQSPTRRPLGNFSHVTALTPSFYTKPSDTVSLYRARMDNKDVILRALKENASTREKQHFLGFASFLGGLGPHPFIPALLGVVSVRSPLVIVVEELRHRDLLGFLWKCREDNASHEMTEKRIFTMAGQVASALDYLHSQGSIHGNIRARSVLVGGDMTAKLWGLGSAYHRTKIDTAGLVEEMELKKWQAPEVLARRTASNSSDVWSFGILLYEMVTLGDPPFAHIMSTELLQYLQRRKTVKRPTNCSNTLYSMMKSCCSWSPQGRPSVARLIRMLHEGEQSANGSTALRVPEPLNMERYMREAGYGEAFNYAVF from the exons ATGACGACAAACTACACGGACATTAGTCCCTGTAATCCAGATGACAGGCTCTGTA TAACACGAGAATATCAGCTTGGAGTGATTGTCGTCCCTGCGTTGTTGGTCTCGCTCACCGTGCTCAtattattcataatttttatattactgTGCTGTAATCAGAGAGAGCGGACACGAGTCAGAACTCCTACTCAATACCACACTCACCAGCACACCACAAacgagacacacacacagcgaaACCATAACCACAACAACAACCGTCACCCCCACCACAGACATCACCTACAGGGAATAGATG caCCCCCAGGGATTGACCCTCTTGAACACGAAGAAGTGCCAATGAGAGTTCAAAACACACATCACCATCTGAAGCCACAACATGAATCCCCGGAGAGGCATGGGACTGCAGCACCACATAGAACTAGAGACAGACATGCAACTGCAACAAGACATCGCTCTCCAGAGAGACATGCGACAAGACATCGCTCTCCAGAGAGACATGCGACAAGACATCGCTCTCCAGAGAGACATGCGACAAGACATCGCTCTCCAGAGAGACATGCGACAAGACATCGCTCTCCAGAGAGACATGCGACAAGACATCGCTCTCCAGAGAGACATGCGACAAGACATCGCTCTCCAGAAAGACATGCGACAAGACGTCGCTCTCCAGAGAGACATTCGGATGCAGAACCACAATCACCCACAAGGAGGCCTCTTGGAAACTTTAGTCATGTCACTGCATTGACGCCATCTTTCTATACCAAACCCAGTGACACAGTAAGCCTCTACAGAGCTCGCATGGACAACAAGGATGTCATCTTGAGAGCACTAAAAG aaaatgcgAGTACCCGTGAGAAACAACACTTTCTGGGGTTTGCATCCTTCCTGGGAGGACTGGGCCCTCACCCTTTTATTCCTGCTCTACTGGGCGTGGTTTCTGTACGGTCGCCGTTAGTGATAGTGGTGGAGGAGCTGAGGCACAGAGACCTACTGGGGTTCCTGTGGAAGTGCAGAGAG GATAATGCAAGTcatgaaatgacagaaaagaggATCTTCACCATGGCAGGACAAGTGGCCTCTGCCCTG GATTACCTGCACAGTCAGGGATCTATCCACGGGAACATCAGAGCTCGCAGTGTTCTGGTTGGTGGTGACATGACGGCCAAGCTGTGGGGATTGGGCTCAGCTTACCACAGAACAAAGATCGACACTGCTGGGCTGGTGGAGGAAATGGAGCTGAAGAAATGGCAGGCACCTGAAGTTCTGGCCAGGAGAACGGCCAGTAACAGCAGCGACGT atggTCCTTTGGTATCCTCCTTTATGAAATGGTCACATTAG GGGACCCACCTTTTGCTCACATCATGTCGACTGAACTTCTGCAGTATctccaaagaagaaaaactgtgaaacGGCCAACCAACTGCTCCAACACACT GTACTCCATGATGAAATCATGCTGCAGCTGGAGCCCCCAAGGGCGTCCCTCGGTTGCCAGACTGATTAGGATGCTTCATGAAGGAGAGCAATCGGCAAATGGGAGCACAGCTCTGAGGGTGCCTGAGCCACTGAACATGGAAAGATACATGAGGGAGGCAGGATACGGAGAGGCGTTCAACTACGCCgtgttctga
- the LOC114155948 gene encoding tyrosine-protein kinase STYK1-like isoform X4 has protein sequence MTTNYTDISPCNPDDRLCITREYQLGVIVVPALLVSLTVLILFIIFILLCCNQRERTRVRTPTQYHTHQHTTNETHTQRNHNHNNNRHPHHRHHLQGIDAPPGIDPLEHEEVPMRVQNTHHHLKPQHESPERHGTAAPHRTRDRHATATRHRSPERHATRHRSPERHATRHRSPERHATRHRSPERHATRHRSPERHATRRRSPERHSDAEPQSPTRRPLGNFSHVTALTPSFYTKPSDTVSLYRARMDNKDVILRALKENASTREKQHFLGFASFLGGLGPHPFIPALLGVVSVRSPLVIVVEELRHRDLLGFLWKCREDNASHEMTEKRIFTMAGQVASALDYLHSQGSIHGNIRARSVLVGGDMTAKLWGLGSAYHRTKIDTAGLVEEMELKKWQAPEVLARRTASNSSDVWSFGILLYEMVTLGDPPFAHIMSTELLQYLQRRKTVKRPTNCSNTLYSMMKSCCSWSPQGRPSVARLIRMLHEGEQSANGSTALRVPEPLNMERYMREAGYGEAFNYAVF, from the exons ATGACGACAAACTACACGGACATTAGTCCCTGTAATCCAGATGACAGGCTCTGTA TAACACGAGAATATCAGCTTGGAGTGATTGTCGTCCCTGCGTTGTTGGTCTCGCTCACCGTGCTCAtattattcataatttttatattactgTGCTGTAATCAGAGAGAGCGGACACGAGTCAGAACTCCTACTCAATACCACACTCACCAGCACACCACAAacgagacacacacacagcgaaACCATAACCACAACAACAACCGTCACCCCCACCACAGACATCACCTACAGGGAATAGATG caCCCCCAGGGATTGACCCTCTTGAACACGAAGAAGTGCCAATGAGAGTTCAAAACACACATCACCATCTGAAGCCACAACATGAATCCCCGGAGAGGCATGGGACTGCAGCACCACATAGAACTAGAGACAGACATGCAACTGCAACAAGAC ATCGCTCTCCAGAGAGACATGCGACAAGACATCGCTCTCCAGAGAGACATGCGACAAGACATCGCTCTCCAGAGAGACATGCGACAAGACATCGCTCTCCAGAGAGACATGCGACAAGACATCGCTCTCCAGAAAGACATGCGACAAGACGTCGCTCTCCAGAGAGACATTCGGATGCAGAACCACAATCACCCACAAGGAGGCCTCTTGGAAACTTTAGTCATGTCACTGCATTGACGCCATCTTTCTATACCAAACCCAGTGACACAGTAAGCCTCTACAGAGCTCGCATGGACAACAAGGATGTCATCTTGAGAGCACTAAAAG aaaatgcgAGTACCCGTGAGAAACAACACTTTCTGGGGTTTGCATCCTTCCTGGGAGGACTGGGCCCTCACCCTTTTATTCCTGCTCTACTGGGCGTGGTTTCTGTACGGTCGCCGTTAGTGATAGTGGTGGAGGAGCTGAGGCACAGAGACCTACTGGGGTTCCTGTGGAAGTGCAGAGAG GATAATGCAAGTcatgaaatgacagaaaagaggATCTTCACCATGGCAGGACAAGTGGCCTCTGCCCTG GATTACCTGCACAGTCAGGGATCTATCCACGGGAACATCAGAGCTCGCAGTGTTCTGGTTGGTGGTGACATGACGGCCAAGCTGTGGGGATTGGGCTCAGCTTACCACAGAACAAAGATCGACACTGCTGGGCTGGTGGAGGAAATGGAGCTGAAGAAATGGCAGGCACCTGAAGTTCTGGCCAGGAGAACGGCCAGTAACAGCAGCGACGT atggTCCTTTGGTATCCTCCTTTATGAAATGGTCACATTAG GGGACCCACCTTTTGCTCACATCATGTCGACTGAACTTCTGCAGTATctccaaagaagaaaaactgtgaaacGGCCAACCAACTGCTCCAACACACT GTACTCCATGATGAAATCATGCTGCAGCTGGAGCCCCCAAGGGCGTCCCTCGGTTGCCAGACTGATTAGGATGCTTCATGAAGGAGAGCAATCGGCAAATGGGAGCACAGCTCTGAGGGTGCCTGAGCCACTGAACATGGAAAGATACATGAGGGAGGCAGGATACGGAGAGGCGTTCAACTACGCCgtgttctga
- the LOC114155948 gene encoding tyrosine-protein kinase STYK1-like isoform X3: MTTNYTDISPCNPDDRLCITREYQLGVIVVPALLVSLTVLILFIIFILLCCNQRERTRVRTPTQYHTHQHTTNETHTQRNHNHNNNRHPHHRHHLQGIDAPPGIDPLEHEEVPMRVQNTHHHLKPQHESPERHGTAAPHRTRDRHATATRHRSPERHATRHRSPERHATRHRSPERHATRHRSPERHATRHRSPERHATRHRSPERHSDAEPQSPTRRPLGNFSHVTALTPSFYTKPSDTVSLYRARMDNKDVILRALKENASTREKQHFLGFASFLGGLGPHPFIPALLGVVSVRSPLVIVVEELRHRDLLGFLWKCREDNASHEMTEKRIFTMAGQVASALDYLHSQGSIHGNIRARSVLVGGDMTAKLWGLGSAYHRTKIDTAGLVEEMELKKWQAPEVLARRTASNSSDVWSFGILLYEMVTLGDPPFAHIMSTELLQYLQRRKTVKRPTNCSNTLYSMMKSCCSWSPQGRPSVARLIRMLHEGEQSANGSTALRVPEPLNMERYMREAGYGEAFNYAVF, encoded by the exons ATGACGACAAACTACACGGACATTAGTCCCTGTAATCCAGATGACAGGCTCTGTA TAACACGAGAATATCAGCTTGGAGTGATTGTCGTCCCTGCGTTGTTGGTCTCGCTCACCGTGCTCAtattattcataatttttatattactgTGCTGTAATCAGAGAGAGCGGACACGAGTCAGAACTCCTACTCAATACCACACTCACCAGCACACCACAAacgagacacacacacagcgaaACCATAACCACAACAACAACCGTCACCCCCACCACAGACATCACCTACAGGGAATAGATG caCCCCCAGGGATTGACCCTCTTGAACACGAAGAAGTGCCAATGAGAGTTCAAAACACACATCACCATCTGAAGCCACAACATGAATCCCCGGAGAGGCATGGGACTGCAGCACCACATAGAACTAGAGACAGACATGCAACTGCAACAAGACATCGCTCTCCAGAGAGACATGCGACAAGACATCGCTCTCCAGAGAGACATGCGACAAGACATCGCTCTCCAGAGAGACATGCGACAAGACATCGCTCTCCAGAGAGACATGCGACAAGACATCGCTCTCCAGAGAGACATGCGACAAGACATCGCTCTCCAGAGAGAC ATTCGGATGCAGAACCACAATCACCCACAAGGAGGCCTCTTGGAAACTTTAGTCATGTCACTGCATTGACGCCATCTTTCTATACCAAACCCAGTGACACAGTAAGCCTCTACAGAGCTCGCATGGACAACAAGGATGTCATCTTGAGAGCACTAAAAG aaaatgcgAGTACCCGTGAGAAACAACACTTTCTGGGGTTTGCATCCTTCCTGGGAGGACTGGGCCCTCACCCTTTTATTCCTGCTCTACTGGGCGTGGTTTCTGTACGGTCGCCGTTAGTGATAGTGGTGGAGGAGCTGAGGCACAGAGACCTACTGGGGTTCCTGTGGAAGTGCAGAGAG GATAATGCAAGTcatgaaatgacagaaaagaggATCTTCACCATGGCAGGACAAGTGGCCTCTGCCCTG GATTACCTGCACAGTCAGGGATCTATCCACGGGAACATCAGAGCTCGCAGTGTTCTGGTTGGTGGTGACATGACGGCCAAGCTGTGGGGATTGGGCTCAGCTTACCACAGAACAAAGATCGACACTGCTGGGCTGGTGGAGGAAATGGAGCTGAAGAAATGGCAGGCACCTGAAGTTCTGGCCAGGAGAACGGCCAGTAACAGCAGCGACGT atggTCCTTTGGTATCCTCCTTTATGAAATGGTCACATTAG GGGACCCACCTTTTGCTCACATCATGTCGACTGAACTTCTGCAGTATctccaaagaagaaaaactgtgaaacGGCCAACCAACTGCTCCAACACACT GTACTCCATGATGAAATCATGCTGCAGCTGGAGCCCCCAAGGGCGTCCCTCGGTTGCCAGACTGATTAGGATGCTTCATGAAGGAGAGCAATCGGCAAATGGGAGCACAGCTCTGAGGGTGCCTGAGCCACTGAACATGGAAAGATACATGAGGGAGGCAGGATACGGAGAGGCGTTCAACTACGCCgtgttctga